The Desmonostoc muscorum LEGE 12446 genome includes a region encoding these proteins:
- a CDS encoding XisI protein: protein MANLEKYRECIRKIITEYAQLASSNNEIEAQTIFDLEQDHYQLIYIGWQNKRRVFGPVMHFDIKNGKIWIQWNGTEEDVGEQLVAMGVPKHDIVVGFHPPYVREYTDYAVS, encoded by the coding sequence ATGGCAAATTTAGAAAAATATCGGGAATGTATTCGGAAAATAATTACAGAATATGCTCAGCTTGCCTCATCTAATAATGAAATTGAAGCTCAAACAATTTTTGATTTAGAACAAGACCATTACCAACTGATATATATTGGCTGGCAAAATAAACGTCGGGTTTTTGGTCCTGTGATGCACTTTGATATTAAAAACGGCAAGATTTGGATTCAGTGGAATGGTACAGAAGAGGATGTAGGTGAGCAATTGGTGGCAATGGGAGTACCAAAACACGATATTGTAGTTGGTTTTCACCCGCCCTATGTACGGGAGTACACAGATTATGCTGTGAGTTAA
- a CDS encoding pentapeptide repeat-containing protein, with amino-acid sequence MSTYLFQVWKLLTNYVRGTRLQEMSKTTSVETEAVLPLGKSIKEADKSVKFAQDNLPEYLLCEKLQKSLEKWTVTGSSWNSKIDEKALNRQPGGLCFGVCDRQMHEEIYDLLGNGALKPEIVQELIEFLATGKKIRLELLFWRLEDFYHRWCRGEFIDATPEDNLPQKKMLQLAAKNIAIGLRQVDIYTGLNVLILLLELHRYAQGQDQLKQKITFYPSAKPDTDNFFTSQLLRIVNYSDALEIGNFSSIIGQFLKGGNFTGAYLGDANLTGVDFSDANLSGAYLGDANLTGVNFSGVNLSAANLGDANLSGANLSGANLTRADLSSANLSGANLSGANLSGANLSRADLSSADLSRAILNRADLNRADLSSTNLNRADLSNAILFGANLSDANLSNTNFSHADLCRGDLSGADLSHAILNGTNLSDTILFSTNLNSAILIAADLSYAKLNGAKLNDARLNGAMFLGADLSGVDLSRVTLNEADLSGVILNDADLSGADLSDAILFGTDLSYANLNSANLSGSNLSGAILNGANLSHSNLSSAILSGADLSDANMEQMTWGKKQQWESVRGLETAVNMPEGLKEELGLR; translated from the coding sequence ATGTCAACATATTTATTTCAAGTCTGGAAACTGCTGACAAATTATGTGAGGGGTACAAGGTTACAAGAGATGTCAAAAACCACATCTGTGGAAACCGAAGCAGTTTTGCCTCTAGGAAAAAGTATTAAAGAAGCAGATAAAAGCGTTAAATTTGCTCAAGATAATTTGCCGGAATATTTATTGTGTGAAAAACTGCAAAAAAGCTTAGAAAAATGGACAGTCACAGGGAGTAGTTGGAATTCTAAGATAGACGAGAAAGCATTGAATAGGCAACCTGGCGGGCTTTGCTTTGGAGTGTGCGATCGCCAGATGCATGAAGAGATTTATGATTTACTGGGTAACGGTGCGCTCAAACCAGAAATAGTCCAAGAACTTATAGAATTTCTGGCGACAGGTAAAAAGATTCGGCTAGAACTACTTTTCTGGCGGCTAGAAGATTTTTATCATCGCTGGTGTCGGGGAGAATTTATCGATGCCACACCAGAGGATAACCTGCCTCAGAAAAAAATGTTACAGTTGGCAGCAAAAAATATTGCGATCGGACTGAGACAGGTAGATATATATACAGGGCTAAACGTATTGATCTTACTATTAGAGCTACACCGCTACGCCCAAGGACAAGATCAACTCAAACAAAAAATCACCTTCTATCCATCTGCCAAACCAGACACAGACAATTTTTTCACATCCCAACTACTGCGGATTGTTAACTATAGCGATGCCCTAGAAATTGGCAACTTTAGCAGTATAATCGGGCAATTTCTCAAAGGCGGCAACTTTACCGGTGCTTACCTCGGCGACGCTAACCTGACTGGGGTAGACTTTAGCGACGCCAACCTCAGCGGTGCTTACCTTGGCGATGCCAACTTAACAGGAGTCAACTTCAGCGGTGTCAACCTTAGCGCCGCTAACCTTGGTGATGCCAACCTCAGCGGTGCCAACCTCAGCGGTGCCAACCTCACCCGCGCCGACCTCAGCAGCGCCAACCTCAGCGGTGCCAACCTCAGCGGTGCCAATCTCAGCGGTGCCAACCTCAGCCGCGCCGACCTTAGCAGTGCCGACCTCAGTCGCGCCATCCTCAACCGTGCTGACCTCAACCGCGCCGACCTCAGCAGCACCAACCTAAACCGTGCTGACCTCAGCAACGCCATCCTTTTCGGTGCCAATTTGAGTGACGCCAACCTCAGCAACACCAACTTTAGTCATGCCGACCTTTGCCGTGGCGACCTCAGCGGTGCTGATTTGAGTCACGCCATCCTCAACGGTACAAACCTCAGTGACACAATACTTTTCAGTACCAACCTCAACAGCGCCATCCTCATCGCCGCCGACCTCAGTTACGCCAAACTTAATGGCGCCAAGCTGAACGATGCCAGACTTAACGGTGCGATGTTTTTAGGCGCTGACCTCAGCGGCGTAGATTTGAGTCGAGTGACTCTCAACGAAGCCGACCTCAGCGGCGTAATTCTCAACGACGCCGACCTCAGTGGTGCAGACCTCAGCGACGCCATACTTTTCGGCACAGACCTCAGCTATGCCAACTTAAATAGCGCTAACCTCAGCGGCAGTAACCTCAGTGGTGCGATCCTCAATGGTGCAAATCTCAGCCACAGTAATCTCAGCAGCGCCATTCTCTCCGGTGCCGACCTCAGCGACGCCAATATGGAACAAATGACCTGGGGTAAAAAGCAGCAGTGGGAAAGTGTGCGGGGACTAGAGACAGCAGTTAATATGCCGGAGGGGTTGAAGGAAGAATTGGGGCTGAGGTGA
- a CDS encoding XisH family protein has protein sequence MSARDKFHDVVKLALEKDGWRITHDPLLIRIENIADMYVDLGAEKIIAAEREGQKIAVEVKSFIGTSTIYEFHTAVGQFINYRYALEEIGSELSLYLAVPLNTYNDFLTKPFIKTIIERSQINLVVYDVEKGEIIRWQI, from the coding sequence ATGTCAGCTAGAGATAAATTTCACGATGTTGTGAAATTGGCATTAGAAAAAGACGGGTGGCGAATTACTCATGACCCTTTGCTAATTCGCATAGAAAATATTGCCGATATGTATGTTGATTTAGGTGCAGAGAAAATTATTGCGGCAGAAAGAGAAGGACAAAAAATAGCAGTCGAAGTTAAAAGTTTTATCGGTACTTCAACTATTTATGAGTTTCATACAGCGGTGGGGCAGTTTATTAATTATCGATATGCGTTAGAAGAAATAGGTTCTGAGCTAAGTTTGTATTTAGCAGTGCCCTTAAACACTTATAACGACTTTTTAACTAAACCGTTTATTAAAACTATTATCGAGCGAAGTCAAATTAATCTGGTAGTTTATGATGTGGAAAAGGGGGAAATTATCCGATGGCAAATTTAG
- a CDS encoding zinc-dependent metalloprotease: protein MNRLSFYIILLHGLFLGIATASAKSLSVNGIDPELSSSHQTVLVTATSKDKSNSPLTKKTSSTKTSVLTPDNINTHPQHRLAAGQVWVVNQNKQVQPQPFMWVVKDPKKAAQQPFLQVAKPPQKPDSKPNPSAKPATKDDLQAFDEVVKDTVKQGGLFTLYRNKEKNKIYLEIKPEQLNKNFLAAATLESGIGERGIYSGMPLQDFLFYFRRVDNNLQFVIRNVNFRTREGDPQVRSLARSFSDSVLYNISIKSIHPERKTLLIDLGDLLLTDLAGLSFSLGVPGSTDQSYFGTSKAFPNNIEVESVLNFSGAGGRDSKVPNFSFTSLADSRGFTLRVHYSLSQLPDKNFRPRLADDRIGYFITAYQDLSKDDRGDSFVRYINRWDLEKQDPKAAISRPKKPIVFWIDNAVPLEYRDAIKEGVLMWNKAFLKAGFKDAIEVQQMPDDATWDPADIRYNTIRWINTVDGYFAMGPSRVNPLTGEILDADILVDASFVRALKNEYRKIVQPNQAQNTTTLSALMQNRLLCANGLNAKDENLPQQTQEQQGLLNNLSKMAGEYDLCYGMEAANQFAFGSLAMSLLPDNMPNQDQVKEYINQYLRLIIAHEVGHTLGLRHNFRGSTLLPPEEMNNTEITKTKGLTSSVMDYIPPNIAPQGTKQGDYFPSMVGVYDEWAIKYGYIPIQTSTPLAEKPILEEIAAQSYKPELSYSTDEDVYDLDPTADAWDNSGNVLLYSQWQLNNSRVMWERLDKRFPMDGDSYSDVSERFSTVLGNYFQQIYYTTKYIGGQSFYRVHPSEIPSGVNQRRLPFEPVPVEQQRQALETLQKYLFAEDALSFSPELLNKLAPSRWRHWGSSPQIGRLDYPIHDLVLLLQGSVLRDLLSGDRLSRLKDIELKTKAENALTLPELFDTLQSGIWTEVIKPKDKPMKIASLRRGLQRQYLDILSSMVLRKQNVPEDARTLAWYKLKQLDEKLKDVNSEDEYTKAHLLETRDRIEKILNAPLQGN, encoded by the coding sequence ATGAACAGATTAAGCTTCTATATAATTTTGTTACACGGTTTGTTTTTAGGAATAGCAACGGCTAGCGCCAAGTCATTGTCTGTTAATGGAATTGATCCAGAATTGTCTAGTAGCCACCAGACAGTCTTAGTGACAGCCACAAGTAAAGACAAATCGAATAGTCCCTTAACGAAAAAAACTTCTTCAACCAAAACCTCAGTTTTAACGCCAGATAATATTAATACCCACCCTCAACACAGGCTGGCAGCAGGACAAGTTTGGGTGGTTAATCAAAATAAACAGGTACAGCCTCAACCGTTTATGTGGGTAGTAAAAGATCCAAAAAAAGCAGCACAGCAACCATTTTTGCAAGTTGCCAAACCACCACAAAAACCTGATTCTAAGCCGAATCCTAGTGCTAAACCAGCAACAAAGGATGATTTACAGGCATTTGATGAAGTAGTAAAAGATACTGTAAAACAGGGGGGATTGTTCACCCTTTATCGCAATAAAGAAAAGAATAAAATTTATTTAGAAATTAAACCAGAGCAACTAAATAAAAATTTTCTAGCTGCGGCAACGTTGGAATCAGGCATTGGGGAACGAGGGATTTACAGCGGTATGCCTTTGCAAGATTTTTTGTTTTATTTCCGGCGAGTGGATAATAATTTACAGTTTGTGATACGCAATGTCAATTTTCGGACTCGTGAGGGAGATCCACAAGTGCGATCGCTTGCCCGTTCTTTTAGTGACTCTGTTCTCTATAATATTTCCATTAAAAGCATTCATCCAGAACGCAAAACCCTTCTCATCGACTTGGGGGATTTATTACTGACAGACTTGGCTGGATTATCTTTCAGTTTAGGAGTTCCAGGAAGCACAGACCAGTCATATTTTGGTACTTCTAAAGCCTTTCCCAACAATATAGAAGTTGAGTCAGTTTTAAATTTCTCTGGTGCCGGTGGTCGAGACAGTAAAGTGCCAAACTTTAGCTTTACGTCGCTAGCTGACAGCCGTGGCTTTACCTTACGCGTCCACTACAGTCTCTCCCAACTACCCGATAAAAATTTTCGCCCCCGTCTTGCCGACGATCGCATCGGCTATTTCATCACCGCCTACCAAGATTTATCCAAAGACGATCGCGGCGATTCTTTTGTTCGTTACATTAACCGCTGGGATTTGGAAAAACAAGACCCAAAAGCAGCAATTTCTCGTCCCAAAAAACCGATTGTTTTTTGGATTGATAACGCTGTACCCTTAGAATACCGCGATGCCATCAAAGAAGGCGTCCTGATGTGGAACAAAGCCTTTCTCAAAGCCGGATTCAAGGATGCAATTGAAGTCCAGCAAATGCCAGATGACGCCACATGGGACCCAGCAGATATTCGTTACAACACGATTCGCTGGATTAACACAGTAGATGGATACTTTGCAATGGGGCCATCCCGCGTTAACCCGTTGACTGGAGAAATTTTAGACGCAGATATTCTCGTAGACGCTAGCTTTGTAAGGGCACTCAAAAATGAATATCGCAAAATCGTTCAACCCAACCAAGCACAAAATACCACTACTTTATCGGCATTGATGCAAAATCGTTTACTTTGTGCCAATGGTTTAAATGCTAAAGACGAGAATCTACCCCAGCAAACGCAAGAACAACAAGGTTTGTTGAATAATTTATCTAAAATGGCAGGTGAGTACGATTTGTGCTACGGCATGGAAGCTGCTAATCAGTTTGCCTTTGGTTCTCTGGCAATGTCATTACTGCCAGATAACATGCCCAATCAAGACCAGGTGAAAGAATACATTAATCAATATTTACGTTTAATCATCGCCCACGAAGTTGGACATACCCTTGGTTTGCGCCATAACTTCCGTGGTAGTACTTTGCTACCACCAGAAGAAATGAATAATACGGAAATTACTAAAACTAAAGGTTTGACAAGTTCCGTGATGGACTACATTCCCCCAAATATTGCCCCCCAAGGTACGAAACAGGGAGATTATTTTCCCAGTATGGTGGGGGTTTATGATGAATGGGCGATTAAGTACGGCTACATACCAATTCAGACATCAACTCCTCTAGCGGAAAAGCCAATTTTAGAGGAAATTGCCGCCCAATCTTACAAACCTGAGTTGAGTTATTCCACCGACGAAGATGTGTATGACCTTGACCCCACAGCCGATGCTTGGGATAACAGCGGCAATGTGCTGCTTTATTCTCAGTGGCAGTTGAATAATTCCCGTGTGATGTGGGAACGTCTCGATAAACGTTTCCCAATGGATGGAGATAGTTACAGCGATGTCAGCGAACGTTTTAGCACAGTCTTGGGTAACTATTTCCAGCAAATATATTACACCACAAAATACATCGGCGGACAGTCTTTCTACCGCGTCCACCCCAGCGAAATACCCTCTGGAGTAAACCAACGCCGATTACCATTTGAACCAGTACCAGTTGAACAACAACGACAGGCTTTAGAAACACTGCAAAAATATCTATTTGCCGAAGATGCCCTCAGCTTTTCACCAGAACTACTGAATAAATTAGCACCTTCGCGTTGGCGACATTGGGGTAGTTCTCCGCAAATTGGTCGTTTGGATTATCCAATTCATGATTTGGTGCTGCTGTTGCAGGGTTCTGTGCTGCGGGATTTACTCTCAGGCGATCGCCTTTCCCGTCTCAAGGATATCGAACTCAAAACTAAAGCAGAAAATGCACTGACTTTACCAGAATTATTTGACACATTACAGTCTGGTATTTGGACGGAAGTGATCAAACCAAAAGATAAACCAATGAAGATTGCCAGTTTGCGGCGAGGCTTGCAGCGACAATACTTAGACATTTTAAGTAGTATGGTGTTGCGAAAACAAAATGTCCCAGAAGATGCTCGCACTCTGGCGTGGTATAAACTAAAACAACTCGATGAGAAACTCAAGGACGTTAATTCCGAGGATGAATATACCAAAGCACACTTACTAGAAACACGCGATCGCATTGAGAAAATCTTGAATGCGCCGTTGCAAGGGAATTAA